Proteins from one Bacteroides mediterraneensis genomic window:
- a CDS encoding lactate utilization protein B, translating to MSTKHSKAAEKFQENKELAAWHDQTLWMMRAKRDKISREVPEWEHLRDMASAIKMYSNSHLDLLLQEFEKNAQANGAHVYWAKDADEYCAIIYNILHGHNVHRFIKSKSMLAEECGLNEFLIQKGIDVVESDLGERILQLMHKKPSHIVVPAIHIKKEEIGELFVKEMGTEPGNNDQTYLTHAARKNLRHKFLEAEAAMTGANFAVASTGEFVVCTNEGNADMGTSQPKLQIAAFGLEKIVPDREALGVFTRLLARSGTGQPITTYTSHYRKPRKGGELHIIIVDNGRSNILADQEHVKTLNCLRCGACMNTCPVYRRSGGYSYTYFIPGPIGINLGMLKAPLHYYDNVSACSLCYSCQNVCPAKVDLADQIYRWRQKLDDLGVASSSKRTMSGGMKVLMEHPALFNFALARASWVNSFPHALIYNGLNDWGKEHDMPQFAKESFNEMWKKGKVK from the coding sequence ATGAGTACGAAACATTCAAAAGCTGCCGAGAAGTTTCAGGAAAACAAGGAACTGGCAGCCTGGCACGACCAGACATTGTGGATGATGCGTGCCAAACGTGATAAAATCAGCCGGGAAGTACCGGAATGGGAGCATTTGCGTGATATGGCTTCTGCCATTAAAATGTATAGCAACAGTCATCTTGACTTGCTTTTGCAGGAGTTCGAGAAGAATGCCCAGGCAAATGGAGCACATGTATATTGGGCAAAGGATGCGGATGAGTATTGTGCCATTATCTATAATATCTTGCACGGACATAATGTGCATCGCTTCATCAAGAGCAAGTCCATGCTGGCTGAGGAGTGTGGATTGAATGAATTCTTGATTCAAAAAGGAATTGACGTGGTGGAAAGTGACTTGGGTGAACGGATTCTCCAGCTCATGCACAAGAAGCCGAGTCACATTGTGGTGCCGGCCATCCACATCAAGAAGGAAGAAATCGGTGAACTGTTTGTAAAGGAGATGGGCACGGAACCCGGAAACAATGATCAGACTTATCTGACACATGCAGCTCGTAAGAATTTGCGTCATAAGTTCCTGGAGGCAGAGGCAGCCATGACCGGTGCCAACTTTGCCGTAGCTTCTACGGGTGAGTTTGTGGTATGTACCAATGAGGGAAACGCCGACATGGGAACTTCACAGCCCAAGTTGCAGATTGCCGCTTTCGGACTGGAGAAAATTGTTCCCGACCGAGAAGCATTGGGGGTATTTACCCGACTGCTGGCACGTTCCGGTACGGGACAGCCGATTACTACTTATACTTCTCATTACCGCAAGCCGCGTAAGGGAGGAGAATTGCATATCATTATTGTGGACAACGGACGCAGTAACATTCTGGCCGATCAGGAGCATGTGAAGACATTGAACTGTCTGCGTTGTGGGGCGTGCATGAACACGTGTCCGGTATATCGTCGTTCGGGAGGATATTCGTATACGTATTTTATTCCGGGGCCTATCGGCATCAATCTGGGTATGCTGAAAGCTCCTTTGCATTATTATGACAACGTATCGGCGTGCTCTTTGTGCTATTCTTGTCAGAATGTGTGTCCGGCAAAAGTGGACTTGGCCGACCAGATTTACCGTTGGCGGCAGAAGTTGGACGATTTGGGAGTGGCCAGTTCGTCTAAACGGACCATGTCGGGAGGTATGAAAGTACTGATGGAACATCCGGCCTTGTTCAATTTTGCATTGGCACGGGCGTCGTGGGTGAACTCATTCCCGCATGCACTTATATATAACGGTTTGAATGATTGGGGTAAAGAACATGATATGCCTCAGTTTGCCAAAGAAAGCTTTAATGAGATGTGGAAAAAGGGTAAAGTAAAATAA
- a CDS encoding IS4 family transposase: MFKDEYVFSQLVKFLDYEKFKYIVKKYNGNKYIKSYTCWNQLLTMMFGQLSNRESLRDLVVAMEAHAGKLYHLGIGKSVTRSNLSKANEQRDYRIFEEYATFMIAEARKRRINKIFELDGHVYAFDSTTVDLCLSVFEWAKFRKHKGGIKLHTLYDVEAEVPAFVHITPANIHDSKVMSEIPYESGAHYIFDRGYNDFSNLNTINRIGAFFVVRAKTNVRIKPKTWKRRLPEGVVSDVIGCFTVYKSSKDYPEELRKLIVENPEDGTRYIFLTNNLDASAELISSLYRNRWSVELFFKWIKQHLRIKKFWGTSENAVRIQIYCAIITYCLVAIVQHDMKLERSVYEVLQILGISLTDKTHLSDLFDKSNFKNVKDRYDSSEPNLFNF; encoded by the coding sequence ATGTTTAAAGACGAGTACGTTTTCTCTCAATTAGTTAAATTTCTTGATTACGAGAAATTCAAATACATTGTGAAGAAATACAATGGCAACAAGTATATCAAAAGCTATACCTGTTGGAATCAGTTGCTTACGATGATGTTCGGTCAGCTATCCAATCGAGAGAGCCTCCGAGATCTGGTTGTGGCTATGGAAGCACACGCTGGGAAACTCTACCATCTCGGAATCGGGAAATCTGTAACACGAAGCAATCTCAGTAAGGCTAATGAGCAACGTGATTACCGTATTTTCGAGGAGTATGCAACATTCATGATTGCCGAGGCCCGCAAGCGTAGAATCAATAAAATATTCGAACTTGACGGTCATGTTTACGCATTTGACTCTACAACGGTTGATTTGTGCCTGTCGGTGTTTGAATGGGCTAAATTTCGCAAACATAAAGGTGGAATAAAGTTGCATACGCTCTATGATGTTGAAGCGGAAGTACCTGCATTTGTGCATATTACACCTGCCAACATTCACGATTCAAAGGTTATGTCTGAGATACCATACGAATCTGGAGCGCACTACATATTCGACCGCGGATATAACGATTTCAGCAATCTTAATACGATAAATCGTATAGGTGCTTTCTTCGTTGTACGAGCCAAAACAAACGTACGGATCAAGCCTAAAACCTGGAAACGAAGATTGCCGGAAGGTGTAGTTTCGGATGTAATCGGATGCTTTACGGTTTATAAAAGTTCTAAGGATTACCCCGAGGAACTTAGAAAACTCATCGTTGAGAATCCTGAAGACGGTACACGATACATCTTCCTGACGAACAATCTTGACGCATCTGCGGAGTTAATATCATCGCTTTATCGAAACAGATGGAGTGTTGAGCTGTTCTTCAAATGGATAAAACAACACCTCAGGATTAAGAAGTTTTGGGGAACATCGGAAAACGCAGTACGCATACAAATCTATTGTGCGATAATTACTTACTGTTTGGTAGCAATAGTCCAACACGATATGAAATTAGAACGCAGCGTCTATGAAGTTCTCCAAATTCTCGGAATCTCTCTGACCGACAAAACACATCTCAGTGACTTGTTCGACAAATCGAATTTCAAAAATGTCAAAGACCGATATGATTCAAGTGAACCGAATTTATTTAATTTTTAA
- a CDS encoding response regulator transcription factor: MKPQETIYIAVAEKSMIVRSGLVSVLRRLPDLSVQVIEISSEEGLRHCMEAHRPQVLVINPQFGGWFDVAAFKQEYAEQSMKFVSLIYTMVDVSQLKGYDDSVGLFDDVDSLSHKISQLMNMAEEEDSDQDSLSQREKEIVGCVVRGMTNKEIAEKLYISVHTVITHRRNITRKLQIHSAAGLTIYAIVNKLVELGEVKMNL, translated from the coding sequence ATGAAACCGCAAGAAACAATATACATTGCTGTGGCTGAAAAGTCGATGATTGTCCGTAGCGGACTGGTGTCTGTGTTGAGACGTCTGCCTGATTTGTCGGTGCAGGTCATTGAAATTTCTTCGGAAGAGGGGTTGCGGCATTGCATGGAGGCGCACAGGCCTCAAGTATTGGTGATAAATCCTCAGTTTGGGGGATGGTTTGATGTGGCTGCTTTCAAGCAGGAATATGCCGAGCAGTCGATGAAGTTTGTATCATTGATTTATACGATGGTGGATGTCAGCCAGTTGAAAGGTTATGATGATTCTGTAGGGTTGTTTGATGATGTGGATTCATTGTCGCACAAGATTTCTCAGCTGATGAACATGGCGGAAGAAGAGGACAGTGATCAGGATTCATTGAGTCAGCGGGAAAAGGAAATTGTGGGCTGTGTGGTTCGAGGAATGACCAACAAGGAGATTGCTGAGAAATTGTATATCTCTGTACATACGGTTATTACGCATCGCAGGAACATCACGAGGAAGCTGCAAATCCACTCGGCAGCCGGATTGACCATTTATGCCATTGTAAACAAACTGGTGGAACTTGGTGAAGTGAAAATGAACTTATAA
- a CDS encoding hemerythrin domain-containing protein, which translates to MYKPTDKMSDLICENYALLQVLSRFGVSLGFGDKSVQEVCAMNNVDCNTFLIVVNFLGEESNHIHDHLNGLSIPALMEYLKRAHSYFLDFQLPTIRRKLIEAIDCSSENEVAFLIVKFFDAYVHEVRKHMEYENEKVFTYVEHLLKGERLPDYSIGVFARRHDQINSKLTELKNIIIKYYPSGGDNQLLNATLFDIFSCEEDLASHNRVEDYIFVPAIMELEKEIK; encoded by the coding sequence ATGTATAAACCCACGGACAAAATGAGTGACCTGATATGCGAGAACTATGCGCTCTTGCAAGTGTTGAGCCGCTTTGGCGTTTCGCTGGGATTTGGTGACAAGTCGGTGCAGGAAGTCTGCGCGATGAACAATGTGGACTGCAATACGTTTTTAATTGTAGTGAACTTTCTCGGTGAGGAGAGCAACCATATTCATGACCATTTGAACGGGCTTTCCATTCCGGCCTTGATGGAGTATCTGAAGCGGGCACATTCCTATTTTCTGGATTTTCAGCTGCCTACCATCCGCCGGAAACTGATTGAAGCCATCGATTGTTCTTCGGAAAATGAAGTGGCTTTTCTCATTGTCAAATTTTTTGATGCGTATGTGCATGAAGTACGGAAGCACATGGAATATGAAAATGAAAAGGTCTTTACGTATGTGGAGCATTTGCTGAAGGGAGAGCGCTTGCCGGACTATAGTATCGGGGTGTTTGCCCGCCGTCACGACCAGATAAACTCCAAACTGACAGAACTGAAGAACATCATTATCAAATATTATCCGTCGGGCGGTGACAATCAGCTGTTGAATGCCACGCTGTTCGATATTTTTAGTTGTGAGGAAGATTTGGCTTCACACAACCGGGTGGAAGATTATATTTTTGTGCCCGCCATTATGGAGCTTGAAAAGGAGATAAAATGA
- a CDS encoding (Fe-S)-binding protein, with the protein MKVGLFIPCYINAVYPQVGVASFKLLKSLGVDVDYPLDQTCCGQPMANAGFEEESVELARRFDRLFEQYDYIVGPSASCVVFVRDHYGNLLAKESHRCASEEKIYDICEFIHDVVKPTSLQASFPHKVSIQNSCHGVRLMHLSSPSELNIPYYNKLRDLLSLVKDIEVVEPERPDECCGFGGMFAVEEHAVSGQMGRDKVQRHIDTGAEYIVGADSSCLMHQNGIISREKLPIKTIHIVEVLAAGL; encoded by the coding sequence ATGAAAGTAGGATTGTTTATTCCCTGTTATATCAATGCCGTTTATCCACAGGTGGGAGTAGCTTCTTTTAAGTTACTGAAAAGTCTGGGGGTAGATGTCGATTATCCGTTGGATCAGACTTGCTGCGGACAACCGATGGCGAATGCGGGGTTTGAGGAAGAGTCTGTGGAGTTGGCCCGTCGTTTTGACCGTCTTTTTGAACAATATGATTACATTGTAGGCCCTTCGGCCAGTTGCGTGGTGTTTGTGCGTGACCATTATGGTAACCTGTTGGCGAAAGAGTCGCACCGTTGTGCCAGTGAAGAAAAAATTTATGATATTTGTGAGTTCATTCATGATGTGGTGAAGCCTACCTCCTTGCAGGCTTCCTTTCCTCATAAGGTGAGTATTCAGAACAGTTGTCATGGGGTCCGCCTGATGCATCTTTCTTCTCCCAGTGAGTTGAATATACCTTATTATAATAAGCTTCGCGATTTGTTGTCGTTGGTGAAAGATATTGAGGTCGTGGAACCGGAACGTCCGGATGAATGTTGCGGTTTTGGCGGTATGTTTGCTGTGGAGGAACATGCCGTCTCCGGTCAGATGGGGCGTGACAAGGTGCAGCGTCACATCGATACGGGAGCCGAATACATTGTAGGGGCAGACAGTTCTTGCCTGATGCATCAGAACGGGATTATTTCCCGGGAAAAATTACCCATCAAGACCATTCATATTGTAGAAGTTTTAGCAGCAGGATTATGA